Part of the Candidatus Bathyarchaeota archaeon genome is shown below.
CTGAACCTTCGCTATTCCATCCCCTTTCCTACCTATCGTCTCTATTGTGACGTCGTACTCCTCTCCTTCCTTGACAGGTATGGGTTGGCTTATCCTCCTAGGTCCTCTCCTAGGCCTTCCGCTGAACCTCTTCTCGGAGCCCCTTGATTCCTCCTCCATACTTCCATCGCTCCTCCTATTTTATGTAAGCTAGTGACTTCAAGATGAGAATTTGAAAAGGGTCTGCTGCTTGGATTCCAAGCAATCTCTCTTCTCAAACACTTCTCATCTATGAGATCCTAACTTACGATTCTTCTAGTGTTCCACCGGATATATTAAAGCCTTCTGGGAAAGGCTTAAACTACTCATATTTTGATATCGACTCTGATATTTGGGTGATCCTTAACCTCCCTCCCAAAACTTTCGGTACTTAAAATTTCAACCTCAACCTTCATTGAATGCAGAACTTCACCGATATCTTCGCGGGAAGCCTCCATCGCCGAAAACAATTCATCTGCAACATATATCTTGAGATGGTCGATCGGCTGTTTTAGGGAGATATGTCTCTCAGACTTGATTCGTCTAACCTCAGCGATCACAGCTAAGATGGCGTCGCCGCAACTCTCAGCCTCCCCGCTGATGAGCTCAGAATCAGGCTGAGGCCAGGGATTTAGGTGGATGCTTCTTGGCAAATTCTCCTTCAACGGTAGGACCTGATATATGGCTTCGCATATATGTGGACATATCGGTGCCAGAAGCTGAATTATCCTCAAGAGGCTATGGTATAATGTGTACTGGGCAGCCTTCCTCCTAGACGACTCCAAACCGGTCCTGTAAAGTCTATGTTTGACGGCTTCGAGATACTGGTCGCAGAGTATGTGCCATGTGAAATCTCTGATAGCCTCCAGAGCCATGTTGAACTGGAAACTCTCATAGGCCTCTGTGACTGTTGAGGTCAATTTCTGAAGTTTACTCATAAGCCAGCGGTCGATGAGTTCAAGCTGCACTTCACCATCCTCATAGTCGATCAGGTTTGAATGTATGAATCTGGCGGCGTTCCAGAGTTTTGTAAGGAATCTCTTGCCATACTCGATCTCACCCCAATTGAATTGTAGGTCGTAGCCTGTCGCTGCGCCTCCCGCAGCCCATTGCCTGATCGAGTCTGCACCATACTTCGATATGGCCTCGAAGGCCTCCACATAGTTTCCGAAAGACTTGTGCATCATCCTTCCATCGGCCCCTCGGACCATACCGTTCACAAGGACTGTTTTGTATGGAGCCTCCCCGAAGAGGGCTAGGTGCTTGACCATCAGATAGTAATCCCATGTTCTGATTATGTCCAAGCCGTTCGGCTGAAGATCTGCTGGGAAGAGCCTATTGAAATGTTCTTCATTGTCAGGCCAACCTGCATGTACCGCGCATGTGATCGACGAGTCCATCCACGTATCCATCACATCACTCTCACCAGTAAACTCAGCACCACCGCAGTTTGGACACTCTGACTCCCTCGGCTTCTCAAACCTCGGATCGACAGGCAACCATTCCTTCTTGGCCACTAGGACTTGGCCGCACCTTTTACAGTACCATACAGGTATTGGTGTCGCAAAAACCCTCTGCCTCGATATGACCCAGTCCCAATCCAAGGATCTAGCCCAGTCTATCATTCTATGCTTAGAGAATGATGGGATCCAGTTCACCTTATCCGTCCATTCTAGAACCTGATCAGTCATGTCGCGTGTTCTCATGAACCATTGTCTCCTGGAGATTATCTCTACAGGTGTATGGCATCTCCAGCAGCAGCCTACGCTCTGACTTATCTTCTCAGACTTGTATAGGAGACCTTTCTTTTTCAAGTCAGTTATGATGTTGGCCCTTGCATCTCCAACATTCAGTCCAGCATAATCTCCAGCATCATCGCTCAACCTCCCATCCTCAGTGACTAGATTGACTACGGGCAGACCATACTTCTTCTGCCATTTAACGTCGGTCTTATCCCCGAATGTACATACCATAACAACTCCTGTCCCAAATTTTGGATCGACATCATCATCTGCAAGAATCTTCACCCTACGTTTAAAGATAGGAACCTCAACCTCCAATCCTAAATATGGCCTGTACCTCTCATCATTGGGATTGACAGCTACAGCTACGCAGGCAGGTAAGAGTTCAGGTCTGGTTGTTGCTATTGTGATCCTCACACCTTCCGGATCAAAGTAGAGATATACCAGTTCACTCTCACGTTCAGAGTAGACGACCTCAGCCTCAGCTATTGCCGTTTCACATCTCGGACACCAGTTCACAGGATGCTCACCCCTGTATATGTAGCCTCTCTCATAGAGGATGATGAATGAGAGTTGAGTAGCCCTGTAATATGTGGGGTCCATCGTCCTGTACTCTAAGCTCCAATCCATGGAGTATCCCATGGCCTTCATGGCGGCCCTCATCTTCTCAATGTAATCATCCGTCAACCTGATGCAGATCTCCTTAAACTCTTGAAGTGGGACGTCCCTCTTCCTTATGCCGTAGAGTTTCTCAGCCCTGACCTCTGTAGGTAAGCCGTGGCAGTCCCATCCTTGAGGGAAATGGACGTTGAAGCCCCTCATCCTCTTGTATCTTGCAACAAAGTCTATGTAACACCAGTTCAAGGCGTTTCCAAGATGAAACTCGCCACTCGGATATGGTGGTGGAGTATCTATACTGTAGGTCTGTCTCACCTTATCTTCACGGTTGAAGCTGTGGAGGCCCCACCTCTGCCAAGCCTCCTGCCACTTACCCTCATGCACCGCCGGAACATACGTCTTGGGCAAAGGATTCTTTATCCCCATATGTTACACCATACCGCCCCTCTCTGATCCTAAATTTCAAGACCCCCAGAGATATCTATGTGACAATCAAAAGTGTTTCGTAAAGTTTCGACACCATTCTGATCTACCCATACTAGAACGTGTCGAGAAGCCTCTGCTTCCTCTCAGGCTCTGTATTGAGTCTGATTCGCATGTTGTCTCTCGCCGCGACTGTTCTGATTCTTGAAGCTTCCTCAATGGCTTTAGCCTCAACGTCAGGGTTTGAATATATCATCCTCATGCCGAATCCTGTTATGATAGATGATTCAGGCCTTGCTTCTTCAAGTATCTTGATAGCATCATCTGTGCATAGGTGACCCTTTATAGGCGCGCCCCTCGGCCTCAGAACACACATGATGAGTAGCCTCACCCCCCTATACTGTTCCCCTAAACCCTCGAAGTACTCGGTATCTGAGGTGTATCCGATCTCCCCCCAAGGCAGGGTCAGTCTGAAACCGATTGTGTCCGGATCCCCATGTTTAGCCCTCAAGGCTCTGACCTTAACCTCACCCAGATCGACGATGTCGCCTGGGGAGACCTCGCAAATTTGGCTTAGCATCCCCTTATGGTAGGACGATATTCTAGGCTCACAAGTATCATTTCCGTTCAGAACTCCTTTAGGAGCTATGAGGATACCTCTCTTCTTCGCTCCACCCTGGGTTATGGCTTCAATATATACCTCAGCATCATTGTCATGGTCTGGATGGCAGTGAGATATGAGTAGGTACTCAACTTTCTGAGGGTCGAGATTCAACTGGTTCGAATAAGCTATGGAGCCTGGACCTGGATCGATCTGTATGTTGGAGGATCCTATAATTCTGATTCCACCAGTTCTCCTCCTCTGAGTTATCATCGAGTAACGGCCACCACCTGTCCCTAGGAATATAAGCTCAACCTCACCCATCAACCACACCAACACAAACTAATGTTAAACCTCAAAATATTCACAAATCTAACATCTCCCAAAGAATCGACGGACATACACCACCAGAATAAGTATTCCGAATGTAAACCCAGTGGCCTCCAATAATATGTTTATGACCTCACCAAGAAATATAAATGGTCCACCGTAATTTTTGATGGCGACTATATAGATATAGAAATAGTAGTTAAAGAACCAGTGTAGCAAGACAGGTGCATAGAAGCCGAAAGTCAGATACATAATGAAGAATATGAAGCCTGCCAAAAATGACGTCGAGACCTTGCCGATCTCCCAACCTGATCCTGAAAAGTAATGAGCTAGACCGAAGACTGTTGAAGTTGAAAGAATCAGAAACCACTCTCCGACACTGATACCTCTCAAGAACCCATCTCTAATTATACTCGGCCAACCAAGAGACTCCTTAGCATGGTCAGGGTAAAGTATCGATCTCAGAGAGATTCTAATAATTCTTCCCAGCGTCATTTGCTTCAGAACATCTCCTCGCAAGGCCAGTCTAAAAATAAAGTAGACTGCGAAGGGAGATATACGGTACATGAACTCCTCAAATACCGGCGAGTATGCGAGATTGAAGAGGCCCCTATAAAGGTCTTCAAACTCAATCGAACCTGTAGATACACCTGCAACCTCTTGGAGGTTCTGTATAACAGTCACCGCGATGAGGAGTATGCTTGAAACGGCGGGGAAAGTATATAGGAAATTGCTGTCTCTAGATATGGGGTTCAGATTACTCACACCCCTTACGGAACTGTGGAAGCTGATGCCGTCCATCCAAGCCAATGTAAAACAGAGAACATAAAATATCCATGTTGAGGCAAATATGAGGCCGAAAGGAATCGAGGTAGGTATCTTGAAAACGAATAGGGCTGCGAAACCTACTGGAAGATTCTCTGCCGATTTCAAACTGAAACGGTATCCCTCAGGATGGAGTAGCATGAAGTACATCCCTAGGATCATTGAAAGAATATAGGTTGAAACTAAGAAAACAACCACAGCACGCCAAATGTATTCCAAGACTTGGATGAAGACTCTTACTCTACACATCCCTTCCACATCAACAGTTTTCTCATCGCATATCTATGTAGCGTCATTGATCTAAGTTGGATCTAGACCATGGAATTGCTTAAGTCTTTTTAAAATAGTCGATGTGACTTAACATCTTTGTTTAAAGAACCTCTATAATCAAAAACCCAACCAATTAAGTTTGAGGTCGACTCCAAACGTTAAAGCCACCGAAGGTCAATCAGCCTATAAGTTTAGTATCAAACAACATAGGCAGGACATGCGGGGAATGTTCAATATTCAGTAAGTGTAAGGGCGGGTTCTGCCCAAAGACTGAGGTCGAGGTCAGTAGGACACATCCAGCATGCCAATTCTTTTCAGATAATCATGAGCCAAGATATTCTTACAGGAGAACCTCGGCGGATTCACCATCGCAAGGCAACGGTCTAGGCCTACATGCAAGGAGCTATGTTGACCCAGGTGAGTGTGAAGGGCCAGACCCCGAGTACTGCACAGTCTACTGCTCCAAATATTGGAGCTGCAAACTTGTTCTAGAGGAAATTAAGAAGAAGTAGTTTCGAGACAGTCTGGTTCATCGACGATACTTCAACATAGCCTCAATGTTCCATAGGTCAGGTTCTTACAGAAGGTTTCTAGATCGTCGAGTTCCGCCTGAATAGTCTCCTTTACAGGCGCTTCAACATCCTTCATTGAAGTGTTAGGTTCGAGTATGATTTGGGCTGAGACCACTTTAGGCTCGTTTATCGGCTTCCCTATCTGGCTGAGCAACCATATATATACTTCCTTCAAGCCTGGAACTTTACGGTAAACCTCTTCGGCGATCTTGTAGGTTAAGATATTGTAGATTTTACCTACATGGTTGACTGGATTCTTACCGCAGGCAGCCTCCGAACATGTAGGCCTATTCAGAGGAATGATGCCATTGACCCTGTTACCCCTGCCGACTTGCCCGCAGTCACCGCCGTCAGCCGATGTTCCGAGAACAGTCAGATACACGCCTCCCAGACCCCTACCAGGCACATCTGCCGTGTTCAAGTCCACATTAACCTTGAAGTCAACCCTAGATTCTACATACCTCCCTATCTCCTCATGAACCTCCCTCTTAACCCTGAAATAAGCCTCCTCACTTTCAATATACTTGTCTATGAATGCTATTCCAACAGTGAGGTTTAGGTTCCTATCCTTCCTCAAACCCATGACTTTCACATCCTCACCTGTCTGGGGGAAGGACCTCTTGAATTCACGACTGTTCAAATAGTACTCCGTATCCCTCACAATCTCCTCTGTAGGTGTTAAGGGAGCGAAGCCGACTGCGGCTGACGTGTCATTTGCACCCAGAAACTTTCCCCTCCTTGCAAATATGTCGGTTAAGGCTTGGGATCCCGGCTTCAACTCAACCTGATATCTTACATGTTCATCCGGATCAACATGTTTCAGGTTACTCCTTATCCACTCCTTCGCTGTCTTAACTGTGATCTCCTCTACAGGTATATCCTCAGAGTCTACGTTGAATGTTGCCCTATCCCCGAAAACGAGCAGCATAGGCTTCAAGACTTTCCCACCTCCAAAAGCAACTTTCACGTCTCCCGCAACAAGCAGCCCCTTGTCAATATTGTGATGCAGAACAGCGCCGAATCTCTTGATATACTCCCTGCTCAGGGCTCTGGATACCTCATCCATTATGGAGTCGCATATAGTATCCGGATGGCCTAAACCTTTCCTCTCACATATCTCAGTACGTTGCTCAGTTATCGGCTTCTGTTTCAACTCGTCCAGGACTATCTCAAGCATACCCATGACCTTCCTCCGTCTAATCAACATTTACAATATTAATAATTCGTTGCCATCAAGATTCCATTAGGAATTTAACGAGTAGAATTGACACTTGAACCTAGTCCATGTGCTGATATATTCATTCAGAGACTGCGTCATATAATATCTCGACCGTCCACTTGGCGGCCTTCCCAACAACATCTGGACACTTATCCGTGTGGCCTCCAGCCTTCTCAAAAGCCTCACGATCCTTTGGATCCCAGAGGTTGAACGACCTCCCCATAATCTTCTTCTGAATATCCTTACACAATATGCTCCCATACTCGCTGATGAACTTGTCATGTAACTTCATGGTCAGCACCATACATTTCTCCCTCTCCCCAGGGTCATTGAATTCTTCACGTCCATATTTGGATCCTATGGCTGCTGCGCCACCCGAGAGGGCTCCACAAGTTCCATCCCCACACCTGGCGTAACCACCCGCAAGGGGATCTATTGCCTTGAAAATCTTCGGATCACCGATCTTCATCACTTCGCTGACTGCTGCGAAGACACATTGTGGACAGCTACCGTAGCTCCTCTCAAAGTTGAATCCCAACTCATAGGCCTGCCTCATCGCCTCCTCCTTATTTAACTCAACCAACAGTCCCCACCCAAGCCATACGTAAATTTACAGTTTACCTCTGGATCCAGTTTAAAAGGGTTCCCATATTTACGAAATAGATGTTTACAACATCAAAATGTGAAGTCATGGTAGTGGTGCTGATTGAAGGCTGCGAGGTTCTATGAGGTTGGTAAACCCCTCAAGATTGAGGATGTTGATATTCCACGAATATCAGACTCTGAGGTTCTAGTCAGGGTCAGGTCCTGCGGAATATGCCACACCGACCTACACTTCATAGATGAAGGATTGATCAAGCCTGGGAAGGTACCTCAGATTATGGGGCATGAGGCTGCTGGTGATGTCGTCGAGGTTGGAGAGAGGGTTAAAGATGTGAAGGTTGGCGATAGGGTTCTCATCCATTTCTACTTCAGCTGCGGTGAATGTTACTATTGTCGGAGGGGTAGGGAGAGCCTATGTGTAAGCCCAGAATTTCAACACTTCGGCTTCACAACAGACGGTGGATACGCAGAATATGCGAAGGCCCCAGCCAGAAGTATTATTAAACTTCCTAGCCAGTTGCCTTATGATGCTGGGATACTTGTGGATGCAGGGTCAACAGCCTACCATGCCGTAAGGGAGATTGGAAAGGTCAGGCTCGGAGACTTTGTTGTCATAATCGGCTCCGGCGGGGTCGGCCTCTGTACTCTTCAAATGGCTAAACTCAGCGGAGCCACAGTGATGGCTGTCGATATTCGCAGTGACAAGCTGGATGCAGCGAAATCTTTGGGTGCAGATCACGTGTCGAACCCAACAGTCGACAATCTGTATGAGAAGGTGATGAGATTGACTGAGGGCAGGGGTGCTGACGTCATCTTTGAGTTTGTAGGTTCAAGTGAGACGATGAGTAGGGCCGTCGATATTCTGGCAAAGGGCGGGAGACTCGTATTCATAGGATACTCCAAGGATGACCTAACCATAAATCCTAGAAGACTGGTCACTGGGGAACTTCAGATAGTCGGCTCACGCGCAAGCTCAAGATATGAGACTGTTGAAGTTGTAAATCTTGTGAGAGATGGAAGGTTCAAACTCGACCCCTTGATAACTCATAGAGTGTCTTTGGATGATGTGAATAAGGGTCTGGACTTGGTCAGAAGAGGTGAATCTATCAGGGTAGTTGTCAGGCCCTGATTCAGTATGGAAGCGAAACTTCAATGGGGATGCGACAGTGTTTGAGAGGTCAGGCTGTTGGCTGAGGCTTTCTCACTATCTCCCCGCAACTCGAACAGAAGAGGTCTTCCGCCCCAACTCTTGCACCGCATTTAGGACAAACGAGTAGTTGAGGCTCAATATGAGGAACTCTAGGGATGCGCCTACGTCTATGGACGAACGTTGCAACTGCAGATATGACAGCGAGTGCTGCGGCGACTACTAGGATCATCTTGTTCGACAGAGGTGCTGGGAGGATGCTAGTCTTCTGAAATGTAACCCTATTGCTGGAGGAGCCTTCGACATCATCGTTTCCAAGCCACATCGCCCTCACAGTCCAGTTGCCAAGTTCATCTGGCGAATATAAGTCTTTGAACCGCCCTTCACGATCAACTCTAGTCTTTCTCGTAACGGTCTTCTCGCCTGGCCCGTGATAAATAAGGTCTACCTCTGAACCTTCAACAGGGGGCTTCATAATTCCTGATATTTCAAATTCTTCAAGCAATATTCCAAGCCAACCTTGACCTACAGAGATTTCCAGACTACTGGCCATCTTATCGATTCTCAAGGCAACCGTTGAAGAGTGGGTCTTACCCTTTCCAGAGGCTTTCACTACAACAGTGTACTCACCGACCTTCACAGAAGATCCGGTCTTAACAATGAGTTGGGACGTAAATGGGGGTTTACCCGATGGAACGGTTAAAATCGGCGTGGCTCCTTCCGGTATGCCTGAGACGGTCAAAACTACTGTCTCATCAAATCTTCCCAGAGGCTTCAAATCAAAGGTTAGAGTTGCATTCTGTCCTTTCCTGACAGAGGTTCTGTTCACTGGACAAGTTATCATGAAGTCCTCCCTCTTAACTGATAGCGTAGCTGTAACGACTTTTGAAAATCCCTTGCTTGAGGCTGAGATGGTGAGTGTGTAATTGGCCTCAGTCGAGGCTCCGGAAGCATCTATTGTAAGTATCGATGTGAATGTTGGCGTTCCAGTCTGGGGTGAAAAAGCATATTTCAAATCGGCTGGGAGACCTGAAGCATTGAGTGAGACTTCCGCTGGGGTCCCACTCAGGAGATTGACTGTGACTGTGTAGGAGGCTTTATCTCCAATATTCACAGTCTGGACTGAAGGATTTACTGTTATGGAGAAGTCGAATCTTGGAACCACTGTAAGAATTGCTGTTGCCTGCCGTGTGATGCCACGCGCATTGCCTATGACTGTTATCGTGTAGGCTTGTGGAGGTGTATCTGTTGAGGTTGAGATGTAAAGATCATCGCTGGTGCCCAGACGCCACTTCATACCTTGACCCAGACCCGAAACATCAACGGTGATGGTCACACCGCTGTAGACGGGGCTACTGTATGTGACCAGTATTTGGAAGCTCGCTGTTCCGCCCTGCTCGACGGTCTTGGATGTTGGCGACAGTGATAATGAAAAGTCGAATGGTGGGCCCTGAACATAGAATATCGTTGACGCCGTATAAGTGGCTCCTCCCCAACCTGGAAATGAAGCTGAGGCCTGTACAGTGCAGGTTCCGGGAACTGAGGTTAAACCAGTCGCAGTGAATGTGTACCAGTAACCGTAACTTACGGTTCCTACATTGTAAGTCACAGTCCCTGCTGGTGTGAATACACGTATTGTTACTGAAGCCTCCTCGGAGACCCATACACCTATAACTACTCGGTCACCTATACTGTAGGTCGAACGGTCCGTAGAGACCTCAACCGTAGGTGCAATCGCAGAATGTGCAGGTGTGAGAGGCATGTTAGTGAGGAGGAGAGAAAGAAGTATGATAAGCGCTAAACCCATCTTAAACATATTATATCCCTAAACAGTTTCTGGGAGAGTCTATTTAAGCCTGATCACACATTGCAATTTAATAGTCCGCTGAATAGTTGCCGTGAATAATAGAGACGGAAGGCCAAAACAATATTTGACTTTCAATAATCCAAAATAATAGTTGTGAGGGAGGAGGTTTGATAGGAAGAGATGATGTGGCGAGAGCGCTATCAAAATATGACCTAGGGAATCTAAGGATCGGTACTATAGGAAGCCACTCGGCTCTAGACATATGCGACGGCGCCAAGGATGAAGGGTTCGAAACGGTGACCTTATGCCAGAGAGGCCGAGAAAAAACATACCTGAGATACAGGAGGATAATAGATAAAGTACTCATTCTGGACAAGTTTTCAGACATGGCCCGCGAGGATGTGCAGGAGGAGTTGAGGGTACTCAATGTCATATTCATCGCCAACAGGTCATTCTCAACCTATGTCGGATACGACAATATTGAGAACAAGTTTCTCGTCCCAATATTTGGCAATAGAAGGATGTTGAGATCTGAGGAGAGGGATGCGCCTAGGAATCAGATGTACCTCCTAGATAAGGCTGGAATAAGAACCCCTAAAAAGTTTAGGGGTCCGGAAGAAATAGATCGACTAGCCATAGTCAAGGTTCCTGAGGCTGCTAGAAAGATTGAGAGAGCATTCTTCTACGCGGCTAATCCAGATGACTTCAGGGTCCAAGCCGATTTAAGGGTTAGTAAAGGCATAGTATCACTTGAAGACTTGAGGAAAGCTACTATCGAAGAATTTGTTGTAGGCGCCAGATTCAACTTTAACTATTTCTGGTCCCCCATCCATGACAGACTGGAGTTCTTAGGAGTTGACAGAAGGATACAGACAGACCTCGACGGAGTCCTCTCACTCCCTGCGAGAGAGCAGCTGGAGTTGAAAATGGTCACTCAGAATATTGAGGTAGGCCATGAAGGGGCTACTCTGAGAGAGTCTATCGTCGACAAGGTTTACGAGATCGGTGAGAAATTCGTTAGAGTATGCAGAGATGAATATCCGCCGGGAATAATTGGTCCATTCGCCTTGCAGGGAGCGATAACGAAAGACTTGGAGATATGTATATTCGATGTCAGCCCAAGGGTTCCAGGCTCACCTATAATATCTACCACGAGTCCATACACGAAATGGTTCTTCGGCGAACCTATGAGCACAGGTAGAAGGATAGCCCTCGAGATCAAGGCAGCCAGGGATCTTGGAAGAATCGGTGAAGTTGTGACTTGATAACGAAAGATGAGATCCAAAATATTCTGCAACACTACGACCTAGAGAAGGTGAGTATAGGAACTATCTGCTCCCACTCGGCCCTACAAATATTCTATGGAGCCAAGCAGGAAGGGTTCAGGACAGTTGGAATATGCCTCCCAGACAAGAAATTCGTATACGATGCCTTTCAACTTGCGAAACCAGACGAATATATCCTAGTTAACAGATACAGCGACCTGACAGATAGTTGGGTCCAAGAGAAGCTTAAGAGAATGAATACGATCATCATTCCACACGGATCCTTCGTCGAGTATGTTGGTGCTGACAATATAAAAAACAGATTTCATGTTCCTATGTATGGAAACAGGATATCTCTGGAGTTTGAGGGAGACAGAAGCAAGATGAGGATGTGGCTGCAGGAGGCTGGAGTCAAGGTGCCCAAGGAATATTCAGAGCCTGCAAAGATAGATAGGCCCTGCATAGTGAAGTTCCATGGGGCAAGAGGGGGGAGGGGCTTCTTCATTGCTAACTCAGACGAACAGTATAAACAGCAACTTGAGAGAGCCTTGAAGCGAGGAGTAATCACAGATGAAGATGTGGATAAAGCCACTATACAGGAACTTATCATCGGCGTGAGATATTACCCCCAATACTTCTATTCGCCGATATTCGGGGGCGAGGTTAAGGCTGGTGAGGGGCGTGTCGAACTTCTCGGAGTAGACAGAAGAGTTGAGAGCAACGTTGACGATCTATATAGGATCCCTAGATTTGAGGAGGCAGGGGTGGAGCAGTCATATGTCATAACAGGAAATATTCCAGTAGTCCTGAGGGAATCTCTTCTACCGAAGATTCTTGATCTAGGTCGAAGGATTGTTGATTCGTCTGTCAAACTCTTCCCACCAGGCATAGTTGGACCATTCTGCATAGAGACCATATGCACAGACGAGCTTGAATTCGTGACATTCGAAGTATCTGCAAGGATAGTTGCTGGAACAAATCTCTACCCTGAAGGTTCACCCTACTCATGCTACCTATACCCCAAACCCATGTCTACAGGTAGAAGAATAGCTTACGAGATAAGAGAAGGAATAAGCAAAAATAAGCTCCAATACTTAGTTAGTTGAGAGTTACTCCAGATTAAAAAATGTAAACCTTCAAAACAAAATATATGACTT
Proteins encoded:
- a CDS encoding valine--tRNA ligase, whose product is MGIKNPLPKTYVPAVHEGKWQEAWQRWGLHSFNREDKVRQTYSIDTPPPYPSGEFHLGNALNWCYIDFVARYKRMRGFNVHFPQGWDCHGLPTEVRAEKLYGIRKRDVPLQEFKEICIRLTDDYIEKMRAAMKAMGYSMDWSLEYRTMDPTYYRATQLSFIILYERGYIYRGEHPVNWCPRCETAIAEAEVVYSERESELVYLYFDPEGVRITIATTRPELLPACVAVAVNPNDERYRPYLGLEVEVPIFKRRVKILADDDVDPKFGTGVVMVCTFGDKTDVKWQKKYGLPVVNLVTEDGRLSDDAGDYAGLNVGDARANIITDLKKKGLLYKSEKISQSVGCCWRCHTPVEIISRRQWFMRTRDMTDQVLEWTDKVNWIPSFSKHRMIDWARSLDWDWVISRQRVFATPIPVWYCKRCGQVLVAKKEWLPVDPRFEKPRESECPNCGGAEFTGESDVMDTWMDSSITCAVHAGWPDNEEHFNRLFPADLQPNGLDIIRTWDYYLMVKHLALFGEAPYKTVLVNGMVRGADGRMMHKSFGNYVEAFEAISKYGADSIRQWAAGGAATGYDLQFNWGEIEYGKRFLTKLWNAARFIHSNLIDYEDGEVQLELIDRWLMSKLQKLTSTVTEAYESFQFNMALEAIRDFTWHILCDQYLEAVKHRLYRTGLESSRRKAAQYTLYHSLLRIIQLLAPICPHICEAIYQVLPLKENLPRSIHLNPWPQPDSELISGEAESCGDAILAVIAEVRRIKSERHISLKQPIDHLKIYVADELFSAMEASREDIGEVLHSMKVEVEILSTESFGREVKDHPNIRVDIKI
- a CDS encoding methionine adenosyltransferase → MLEIVLDELKQKPITEQRTEICERKGLGHPDTICDSIMDEVSRALSREYIKRFGAVLHHNIDKGLLVAGDVKVAFGGGKVLKPMLLVFGDRATFNVDSEDIPVEEITVKTAKEWIRSNLKHVDPDEHVRYQVELKPGSQALTDIFARRGKFLGANDTSAAVGFAPLTPTEEIVRDTEYYLNSREFKRSFPQTGEDVKVMGLRKDRNLNLTVGIAFIDKYIESEEAYFRVKREVHEEIGRYVESRVDFKVNVDLNTADVPGRGLGGVYLTVLGTSADGGDCGQVGRGNRVNGIIPLNRPTCSEAACGKNPVNHVGKIYNILTYKIAEEVYRKVPGLKEVYIWLLSQIGKPINEPKVVSAQIILEPNTSMKDVEAPVKETIQAELDDLETFCKNLTYGTLRLC
- a CDS encoding zinc ribbon domain-containing protein yields the protein MGLALIILLSLLLTNMPLTPAHSAIAPTVEVSTDRSTYSIGDRVVIGVWVSEEASVTIRVFTPAGTVTYNVGTVSYGYWYTFTATGLTSVPGTCTVQASASFPGWGGATYTASTIFYVQGPPFDFSLSLSPTSKTVEQGGTASFQILVTYSSPVYSGVTITVDVSGLGQGMKWRLGTSDDLYISTSTDTPPQAYTITVIGNARGITRQATAILTVVPRFDFSITVNPSVQTVNIGDKASYTVTVNLLSGTPAEVSLNASGLPADLKYAFSPQTGTPTFTSILTIDASGASTEANYTLTISASSKGFSKVVTATLSVKREDFMITCPVNRTSVRKGQNATLTFDLKPLGRFDETVVLTVSGIPEGATPILTVPSGKPPFTSQLIVKTGSSVKVGEYTVVVKASGKGKTHSSTVALRIDKMASSLEISVGQGWLGILLEEFEISGIMKPPVEGSEVDLIYHGPGEKTVTRKTRVDREGRFKDLYSPDELGNWTVRAMWLGNDDVEGSSSNRVTFQKTSILPAPLSNKMILVVAAALAVISAVATFVHRRRRIPRVPHIEPQLLVCPKCGARVGAEDLFCSSCGEIVRKPQPTA
- a CDS encoding TRAM domain-containing protein, translating into MEEESRGSEKRFSGRPRRGPRRISQPIPVKEGEEYDVTIETIGRKGDGIAKVQNFIIFVPETRAGDRVKVRITGIGASFATATVVK
- a CDS encoding alcohol dehydrogenase catalytic domain-containing protein, producing the protein MKAARFYEVGKPLKIEDVDIPRISDSEVLVRVRSCGICHTDLHFIDEGLIKPGKVPQIMGHEAAGDVVEVGERVKDVKVGDRVLIHFYFSCGECYYCRRGRESLCVSPEFQHFGFTTDGGYAEYAKAPARSIIKLPSQLPYDAGILVDAGSTAYHAVREIGKVRLGDFVVIIGSGGVGLCTLQMAKLSGATVMAVDIRSDKLDAAKSLGADHVSNPTVDNLYEKVMRLTEGRGADVIFEFVGSSETMSRAVDILAKGGRLVFIGYSKDDLTINPRRLVTGELQIVGSRASSRYETVEVVNLVRDGRFKLDPLITHRVSLDDVNKGLDLVRRGESIRVVVRP
- a CDS encoding C_GCAxxG_C_C family protein; this encodes MRQAYELGFNFERSYGSCPQCVFAAVSEVMKIGDPKIFKAIDPLAGGYARCGDGTCGALSGGAAAIGSKYGREEFNDPGEREKCMVLTMKLHDKFISEYGSILCKDIQKKIMGRSFNLWDPKDREAFEKAGGHTDKCPDVVGKAAKWTVEILYDAVSE
- a CDS encoding MBL fold metallo-hydrolase, with translation MGEVELIFLGTGGGRYSMITQRRRTGGIRIIGSSNIQIDPGPGSIAYSNQLNLDPQKVEYLLISHCHPDHDNDAEVYIEAITQGGAKKRGILIAPKGVLNGNDTCEPRISSYHKGMLSQICEVSPGDIVDLGEVKVRALRAKHGDPDTIGFRLTLPWGEIGYTSDTEYFEGLGEQYRGVRLLIMCVLRPRGAPIKGHLCTDDAIKILEEARPESSIITGFGMRMIYSNPDVEAKAIEEASRIRTVAARDNMRIRLNTEPERKQRLLDTF
- a CDS encoding CPBP family intramembrane metalloprotease, which produces MCRVRVFIQVLEYIWRAVVVFLVSTYILSMILGMYFMLLHPEGYRFSLKSAENLPVGFAALFVFKIPTSIPFGLIFASTWIFYVLCFTLAWMDGISFHSSVRGVSNLNPISRDSNFLYTFPAVSSILLIAVTVIQNLQEVAGVSTGSIEFEDLYRGLFNLAYSPVFEEFMYRISPFAVYFIFRLALRGDVLKQMTLGRIIRISLRSILYPDHAKESLGWPSIIRDGFLRGISVGEWFLILSTSTVFGLAHYFSGSGWEIGKVSTSFLAGFIFFIMYLTFGFYAPVLLHWFFNYYFYIYIVAIKNYGGPFIFLGEVINILLEATGFTFGILILVVYVRRFFGRC